The Rhodocytophaga rosea genome has a segment encoding these proteins:
- a CDS encoding NHL repeat-containing protein, with the protein MRAKVLKWSSSVLIIVGFIGFISAFPLSTGAGNITNELPWGHVSNIVADEEGNTYLGLQFYHRIQSYDKEGNFRKQWHIGCGSSGSFYIQINSKQQIVVATAKGKCLIIFDHDGNTLLSESDSIDFENYRPSKLFSYRTNDGTVYSLKNRLFIPKITKTDTAKHESVITQMPWYMMFIQGPLPAWLFFFLGMLIKVEPWKKRSRDIT; encoded by the coding sequence ATGCGGGCTAAAGTATTAAAATGGAGTAGTTCTGTGCTTATAATTGTTGGCTTTATAGGTTTCATAAGTGCGTTTCCTCTTAGCACCGGAGCGGGCAATATTACAAATGAACTGCCTTGGGGACATGTTAGTAATATAGTAGCCGATGAAGAAGGCAATACTTACTTAGGATTACAATTTTATCATAGAATTCAATCCTATGACAAAGAAGGTAATTTTCGTAAGCAGTGGCATATTGGATGTGGTTCTTCAGGAAGTTTTTATATACAAATCAACTCAAAGCAACAAATAGTAGTGGCAACGGCTAAAGGGAAATGTCTCATTATTTTTGATCATGACGGCAATACGCTACTCTCAGAAAGTGACAGTATTGATTTTGAAAATTACAGGCCTTCAAAATTATTCTCTTATAGAACAAATGATGGCACAGTGTATAGTTTAAAAAATAGATTATTTATCCCAAAAATAACAAAGACGGATACGGCTAAACATGAGTCAGTTATTACGCAAATGCCTTGGTATATGATGTTCATACAAGGCCCTCTACCTGCTTGGTTATTTTTTTTCTTAGGAATGCTTATTAAAGTAGAACCATGGAAAAAGCGGTCCAGAGATATAACATAA
- a CDS encoding LysE family translocator, with protein sequence MHALLKGILFGLLLAVLIGPVFFALLQTAIHKGFRSGVLLAIGISLSDTMYVMICYVGFLQLFENAQFQESLAMAGGMIMLMFGISALLKPVSSKASLMLENPTPGTYRYIIKGFALNAINPFVVLFWVGVMSMVSVQEKFEGVQVFLFFVGTISTVFLTDIAKAYVAHRLSKYLTHHVLTWMNRGVGVALLGFGLRLIYYAFKGL encoded by the coding sequence ATGCATGCTTTATTAAAAGGCATACTTTTTGGACTTTTATTAGCTGTTCTGATTGGACCTGTGTTTTTTGCCTTGCTGCAAACTGCCATTCATAAAGGCTTCCGTTCCGGTGTTCTGCTGGCAATTGGCATTTCCTTAAGCGATACTATGTATGTAATGATCTGTTATGTGGGTTTTCTCCAGCTGTTTGAAAATGCACAATTTCAGGAAAGCCTGGCGATGGCTGGCGGCATGATTATGCTCATGTTTGGTATTTCTGCCCTGTTAAAACCGGTAAGCAGCAAAGCCAGCCTGATGTTGGAAAACCCTACACCAGGTACCTACCGCTATATTATCAAAGGCTTTGCCCTCAATGCCATTAATCCTTTTGTCGTCTTATTCTGGGTGGGAGTGATGAGTATGGTAAGTGTGCAGGAAAAATTTGAGGGCGTACAGGTATTCCTGTTTTTTGTGGGTACCATTTCCACTGTATTCCTTACAGACATTGCCAAAGCGTATGTAGCTCACCGCCTTAGTAAGTATCTCACGCATCATGTACTGACGTGGATGAACCGGGGTGTAGGCGTAGCGTTACTGGGATTTGGATTGCGCCTGATTTATTACGCTTTTAAAGGTTTATAA
- a CDS encoding NifU family protein codes for MFKKYVNIYTESNPNPNSMKFVLNYMLVPDNTTFDFPDTESAAQSPLAQALFEFEYVKRVFLMNNFITITKDESVSWEEVMLPLKKFIKEYMEDDKPIFTAQKIEALKTEPSGEDDPEVVQKIKHLLEEYVRPAVESDGGAINFHSYHEGVVTVQLQGSCSGCPSSTITLKAGIENLLKRMLPEDVKQVVAEGV; via the coding sequence ATGTTTAAAAAATACGTAAATATCTATACCGAATCTAATCCGAACCCAAATTCAATGAAGTTTGTGCTTAACTACATGCTGGTACCGGATAATACCACGTTCGATTTTCCGGATACAGAAAGTGCAGCCCAATCTCCTCTGGCGCAAGCCCTATTTGAATTTGAGTATGTAAAACGGGTATTTCTAATGAACAATTTCATTACCATTACCAAAGATGAATCGGTAAGCTGGGAAGAAGTAATGCTTCCCCTGAAAAAATTCATTAAAGAATATATGGAAGATGACAAGCCTATTTTTACGGCTCAAAAAATAGAAGCACTCAAAACAGAACCCTCCGGAGAAGATGATCCGGAAGTAGTTCAAAAAATTAAACACCTGCTGGAAGAATATGTACGTCCGGCGGTAGAGTCAGATGGTGGCGCTATTAATTTCCACTCCTACCACGAGGGTGTAGTAACGGTGCAGTTGCAGGGTTCTTGCAGTGGGTGTCCTTCTTCTACGATTACCTTAAAAGCAGGTATTGAAAACCTGTTGAAAAGAATGCTGCCGGAAGATGTAAAACAGGTGGTTGCCGAAGGAGTATAA
- the dxs gene encoding 1-deoxy-D-xylulose-5-phosphate synthase produces the protein MLIKPGPLLAQIETPEDLRKLDSSQLYQVCTELRQFIIDNVSIYGGHFGASLGVVELTIALHYVFNTPSDQLVWDVGHQAYGHKILTGRRKNFHTNRTYKGLSGFPKRKESPYDTFGVGHSSTSISAALGMAMASHYKKDEEKQHIAIIGDGAMTAGLAFEAMNHAGVSNSNLLIILNDNCMAIDPNVGALKDYLTDITTSSTYNRFRDEVWNILGKISKFGPNAQEIVSKIESGIKASILKQSNLFESLKLRYFGPIDGHDINHLTSVLEDLKHIPGPKILHCITTKGKGYALAEKDQTKWHAPGLFDKVTGEIRKKTYETPQPPKYQDVFGHTIVELAKTNDKIMGITPAMPSGSSLNIMMKEMPERAFDVGIAEQHAVTFSAGLATQGLVPFCNIYSTFMQRAYDQVIHDVCIQDLKVVFCLDRAGFAGADGPTHHGAYDIAYMRCVPNLVVSAPMNEQELRNLMYTAQLEETKGAFSIRYPRGEGVMPQWRTPFEKIEIGKGRVVKEGKDMAILTIGHIGNYAVKACEQLEAEGIDAAHYDMRFVKPLDEQLLHHVFSKFSKVLTIEDGCLMGGFGSAILEFMADHGYQAQVKRLGIPDAIIEHGEQVELHRECGFDTEGIIRTIHTMVEVGIKV, from the coding sequence ATGCTTATTAAGCCCGGCCCCCTTTTAGCTCAGATAGAGACTCCTGAAGATTTGCGAAAACTGGATTCCTCACAGTTGTACCAGGTCTGTACCGAACTCAGGCAGTTTATTATTGATAACGTATCGATCTATGGTGGGCATTTTGGGGCAAGCCTGGGTGTAGTAGAACTCACCATAGCCCTACATTATGTATTCAACACACCAAGCGACCAGCTGGTGTGGGATGTAGGACATCAGGCGTATGGACATAAGATTCTGACCGGCCGCCGGAAAAATTTTCATACCAACCGGACTTATAAAGGCCTTTCCGGGTTTCCTAAACGTAAAGAAAGTCCGTATGATACATTTGGCGTAGGTCATTCGTCTACCTCTATTTCTGCAGCTTTGGGAATGGCCATGGCTTCCCACTATAAAAAAGACGAAGAAAAACAACATATTGCTATTATCGGTGATGGTGCTATGACTGCTGGTCTGGCGTTTGAAGCGATGAATCATGCAGGAGTAAGTAATTCAAACTTACTTATCATTCTTAACGATAACTGCATGGCCATTGACCCAAATGTAGGCGCACTCAAAGACTATCTGACTGATATTACTACTTCTTCTACCTATAACCGGTTCCGGGACGAAGTTTGGAATATTCTGGGTAAGATCAGCAAATTTGGTCCGAATGCACAGGAGATCGTTTCCAAAATTGAAAGTGGTATCAAAGCTTCTATTCTTAAACAAAGCAATCTGTTTGAATCGCTGAAACTACGGTATTTTGGTCCGATAGATGGACATGATATTAATCACCTGACGAGTGTACTGGAAGACCTTAAACATATTCCCGGACCCAAAATCCTGCATTGCATCACCACCAAAGGCAAAGGATATGCGCTGGCTGAAAAAGACCAGACCAAATGGCATGCCCCAGGTTTATTCGACAAAGTTACCGGAGAAATACGCAAAAAAACCTATGAAACGCCTCAGCCGCCTAAATACCAGGATGTGTTTGGGCATACGATCGTAGAACTGGCCAAAACCAATGATAAAATCATGGGGATTACTCCGGCTATGCCATCGGGTAGTTCGCTTAATATTATGATGAAGGAAATGCCTGAACGGGCTTTTGACGTAGGTATTGCTGAGCAACATGCGGTAACATTTTCTGCAGGCCTGGCTACACAAGGCTTGGTGCCTTTCTGTAATATCTATTCTACCTTCATGCAACGGGCTTACGACCAGGTTATTCATGATGTATGTATCCAGGATTTAAAAGTCGTATTCTGTCTGGATAGAGCAGGGTTTGCCGGCGCAGATGGGCCCACCCATCACGGTGCATATGACATTGCGTATATGCGTTGTGTGCCTAATCTGGTGGTTTCTGCTCCTATGAACGAACAGGAACTCAGAAATTTAATGTATACAGCCCAATTGGAAGAAACCAAGGGTGCGTTTTCTATCCGCTATCCGAGAGGAGAAGGAGTAATGCCGCAGTGGCGAACTCCATTTGAAAAGATTGAAATTGGGAAGGGAAGAGTAGTAAAAGAAGGAAAAGATATGGCCATTCTCACTATTGGTCATATAGGAAATTATGCCGTAAAAGCCTGTGAGCAACTGGAGGCAGAAGGTATTGATGCAGCGCATTATGACATGCGTTTTGTGAAACCTTTAGATGAACAGCTTCTTCATCATGTATTCAGCAAATTCTCTAAAGTATTAACAATAGAAGATGGTTGTCTGATGGGAGGTTTTGGCAGTGCTATACTTGAATTTATGGCCGATCATGGATATCAGGCGCAGGTAAAACGCCTGGGCATTCCAGATGCAATAATTGAACACGGTGAGCAGGTTGAGTTACATCGAGAATGCGGCTTTGATACAGAAGGAATTATCCGTACCATACATACGATGGTCGAAGTAGGAATTAAAGTATAA
- the gldG gene encoding gliding motility-associated ABC transporter substrate-binding protein GldG, whose product MKKKQLLQFGIGIGIIILLNIAATQLFFRIDLTEDKRYSISPATEQILENLDDQVFVTVYLAGDDLPAGFKRLETAIRERLEEFTVYGGKNIQYTFTDPGAIVDKKARSKFYQQLISKGIQPTNLFAKEGDRQIEKLIFPGALVSYQGKELPVLLLKGNKATGSEQILNQSVENVEFELASAMRKLSVTDKKRIGFLLGHGEPQGTEIADLVNSLQEYHEVYPVDLPKSPNLQGLDLIIVAKPDTFFSEEDKYKIDQFIVNGGKALFFVDALRLDSLTEKGAYAFPYNLNLDDLFFRYGVRLNGNLIQDLMSASIPLNIGNMGDQPQIKPMPWPYYPLLNTFSKHPVVRNMDVVYTRYVGTMDTVKATGIVKTPLMLTSQYTRLVPAPAHVSFNQAALDLNPALYQKGSFPTAYLLEGKFRSLFANRITSADPRSTTFKETGNASKVIVCSDGDLPTNEINPKTGKFLPLGYDRFSQNTFANKDFALNAIDYLLDENGVITARNKEIALRPLDKLRIREERLQWQVINLVAPVLLIVLFGIARAYGRKRKYAVAVNS is encoded by the coding sequence ATGAAGAAAAAACAGTTATTGCAATTTGGTATCGGCATAGGTATCATTATTCTGCTGAATATAGCCGCTACCCAGCTCTTTTTCCGGATTGACCTTACCGAAGACAAGCGCTATAGCATTTCTCCCGCTACTGAACAGATTCTGGAAAACCTCGATGATCAGGTATTTGTAACGGTATATTTAGCAGGTGATGATTTGCCAGCCGGCTTTAAAAGGCTCGAAACAGCCATCCGGGAACGTCTGGAAGAATTCACAGTATATGGCGGAAAAAACATTCAATATACTTTTACTGATCCCGGTGCTATTGTCGACAAAAAAGCCAGAAGTAAATTCTATCAGCAACTTATCAGCAAAGGCATACAACCTACTAATTTATTTGCCAAAGAAGGCGACCGACAGATTGAGAAACTGATTTTTCCAGGAGCACTGGTGAGTTATCAGGGAAAAGAGTTACCGGTATTACTCTTGAAAGGAAATAAAGCTACAGGCTCAGAACAGATATTGAATCAATCGGTGGAGAATGTAGAGTTTGAACTGGCTTCTGCCATGCGGAAATTAAGCGTGACAGACAAAAAGCGGATCGGTTTTTTACTCGGTCATGGAGAGCCGCAGGGAACAGAAATTGCTGACCTGGTAAATTCATTACAGGAATACCATGAAGTATATCCGGTAGACTTACCCAAATCTCCTAATCTGCAGGGACTGGATTTGATCATTGTAGCCAAACCTGATACTTTTTTTAGTGAGGAAGATAAGTATAAGATAGACCAGTTTATTGTAAATGGCGGCAAAGCTTTATTCTTTGTAGATGCCCTGCGCCTGGATAGCCTGACTGAAAAAGGCGCATACGCCTTTCCTTATAACCTGAATCTGGATGATCTGTTCTTCCGCTATGGAGTCCGGTTGAACGGGAACCTGATACAAGATTTAATGTCAGCTTCTATCCCTTTAAATATCGGCAATATGGGCGATCAGCCGCAGATTAAGCCGATGCCCTGGCCCTATTACCCATTACTCAATACATTTTCCAAACATCCGGTGGTACGCAATATGGATGTAGTGTATACAAGATATGTGGGCACGATGGATACGGTGAAAGCTACTGGCATTGTCAAAACGCCGTTAATGCTTACATCGCAATATACCAGGCTTGTACCAGCCCCGGCACATGTATCGTTTAACCAGGCAGCATTAGACTTAAATCCGGCATTATACCAGAAAGGAAGTTTTCCAACCGCCTATTTGCTGGAAGGCAAATTCCGTTCGCTTTTTGCCAACCGCATCACCAGCGCTGACCCTCGCTCCACTACATTCAAAGAAACAGGCAACGCTTCCAAAGTTATTGTTTGCTCAGATGGCGATTTGCCCACCAATGAAATTAATCCAAAAACGGGAAAATTCCTGCCCCTCGGTTACGACCGCTTCTCTCAAAACACTTTTGCCAACAAAGATTTTGCACTGAATGCCATCGATTACCTCCTGGATGAAAATGGCGTAATAACTGCCCGGAATAAGGAAATCGCTCTCCGTCCTCTCGATAAGCTGCGTATCCGGGAAGAACGTTTGCAATGGCAGGTCATTAACCTGGTAGCTCCTGTTTTACTAATAGTTTTATTTGGAATAGCCAGAGCCTACGGCAGAAAACGCAAGTATGCGGTGGCAGTGAATAGTTGA
- a CDS encoding segregation and condensation protein A: protein MTFEIKLPLFEGPFDLLLFFIERDELDIHDIPIFKITGDFLAYLKQLEAVNMDLASEFILVAATLMRIKAKMLLPRHEVDEQGNEIDPRDELVRHLLEYKKYKSVIQDMATLEADRQNKEERGNIAKELHTIAEKSNVDLELQELDLYKLLKVFQKVMDRFVKANNKPVHTIIQYPYTIAQQKEFILAKLLENQRLTFEEVILADQVKMAVIYNFLAILELLQAGSATLHIGEGYNNFYIERLEKESVLVNSEKI from the coding sequence TTGACATTCGAGATAAAACTTCCCCTATTTGAGGGACCTTTCGATCTGCTACTATTTTTTATTGAGAGAGACGAATTAGACATTCATGATATCCCTATCTTCAAAATTACCGGAGACTTTTTAGCCTACCTCAAACAACTGGAAGCCGTAAATATGGACCTGGCCAGTGAATTTATCCTGGTAGCCGCTACTTTAATGCGGATTAAAGCGAAAATGCTGCTCCCCAGACATGAAGTGGATGAACAAGGCAATGAGATTGATCCCAGAGATGAACTGGTACGCCACCTACTGGAATATAAAAAATATAAATCGGTGATACAAGATATGGCTACGCTGGAGGCAGACCGGCAAAACAAGGAGGAACGGGGCAATATTGCCAAAGAACTTCATACTATCGCTGAAAAGAGCAATGTAGACTTAGAATTACAGGAACTGGATTTGTACAAATTGTTGAAGGTATTCCAGAAAGTAATGGACCGCTTTGTAAAGGCAAACAATAAACCGGTTCATACCATTATACAGTATCCATATACCATTGCCCAGCAGAAAGAATTCATTCTGGCAAAACTATTAGAAAATCAGCGTTTGACATTTGAAGAAGTGATTCTGGCAGACCAGGTAAAGATGGCTGTTATCTATAATTTCCTGGCTATTCTGGAATTATTACAGGCAGGATCAGCCACCTTACATATTGGTGAAGGGTATAATAATTTTTATATAGAACGATTGGAAAAAGAATCAGTATTAGTTAATTCTGAAAAGATATAG
- the rplU gene encoding 50S ribosomal protein L21 produces MYAIVDIAGQQFKVEKDRFLYVHRLAGEAGAGIVFDKVLLVDNGGEISVGLPTISGATISGKILEHVKGEKVISFKKRRRKGYRKKVGHRQQFTKVLIENISL; encoded by the coding sequence ATGTACGCAATAGTTGATATCGCAGGTCAGCAATTTAAAGTAGAAAAAGACCGGTTTCTCTATGTCCATAGACTGGCAGGAGAAGCAGGCGCTGGCATTGTGTTCGACAAAGTATTACTTGTCGATAATGGCGGGGAGATATCTGTAGGCCTTCCTACGATCTCGGGAGCCACGATCTCTGGGAAAATCCTGGAGCACGTAAAAGGTGAAAAGGTGATTTCTTTCAAGAAAAGAAGAAGAAAAGGTTACCGCAAAAAAGTGGGCCACCGTCAGCAGTTCACCAAGGTTTTAATCGAAAACATTTCTTTATAG
- a CDS encoding LytR/AlgR family response regulator transcription factor — MKCLIIDDDPLVCDMLSHFVSKVDFLEYSIQCQSGTDALNLLAVESFDLVFLDIDMPEVTGMELIKNINPSIPVIIITSSSEFALESYNYHVIDYLLKPVNYARFYKAVQKAYQIKKSKADSKPGIEEIFIKDGHNLVKLNLKEVLYIEAVSNYVSFKTATKTYLSLMSMQKLEESLPDNFMRIHRSYMVNIQKIDKIEAGTLFIGDKPLPISNSYKDKLLQKLNLLI, encoded by the coding sequence ATGAAGTGCCTGATCATTGACGACGACCCACTGGTATGCGATATGCTAAGCCATTTCGTTTCGAAAGTAGATTTTCTGGAATATAGCATTCAGTGTCAGAGCGGAACAGATGCTCTGAACCTGCTGGCTGTTGAAAGCTTTGATCTTGTTTTTCTGGATATTGATATGCCGGAAGTAACAGGTATGGAACTGATTAAAAATATCAATCCTTCCATACCTGTTATTATTATTACCTCTTCATCTGAATTTGCCCTGGAATCCTATAATTATCATGTGATTGATTATCTGCTAAAACCGGTAAATTATGCGAGGTTTTATAAAGCCGTTCAAAAAGCCTATCAGATTAAGAAAAGCAAAGCGGATAGTAAGCCGGGTATTGAAGAAATATTTATAAAAGACGGGCATAACCTGGTAAAACTGAACCTGAAAGAAGTACTCTATATAGAGGCCGTATCTAATTATGTGTCTTTCAAAACAGCTACTAAAACCTACCTTTCCTTGATGAGTATGCAGAAACTGGAAGAAAGCCTGCCAGACAATTTTATGCGTATCCACCGGTCGTACATGGTCAATATTCAAAAAATAGACAAGATTGAAGCTGGTACACTATTTATTGGCGATAAGCCACTTCCCATCAGCAATTCCTACAAAGACAAGTTGCTGCAAAAGCTGAATTTGTTGATTTGA
- the mazG gene encoding nucleoside triphosphate pyrophosphohydrolase, with the protein MFENKSADRLAKLQAFDRLLTIMDELREQCPWDKKQTIESLRHLTIEETYELSDSIMDGNLPEVKKELGDLALHIVFYARIASETGQFDIADVLNGICEKLISRHPHIYGDVKADTEEKVKQNWEQLKLKEGNKSVLGGVPVSLPALVKAMRIQEKARSAGFDWEEKSQVWEKVEEEMQEFQQAFANESHLQPEEAEKEFGDLLFSLVNYARFVNINPETALERTNKKFIKRFNYLEAEAKKAGKNLQNMTLAEMDVYWEEAKKQE; encoded by the coding sequence ATGTTCGAAAATAAAAGCGCTGACCGTCTGGCAAAACTTCAGGCATTCGACCGCCTGCTTACCATTATGGATGAACTCCGGGAGCAATGTCCCTGGGATAAAAAGCAAACCATCGAAAGCCTCCGCCACCTAACCATTGAAGAAACCTATGAGTTATCGGATTCTATAATGGATGGCAATTTGCCGGAAGTTAAAAAAGAGTTAGGCGATCTAGCGCTGCACATTGTGTTTTATGCCAGAATTGCTTCCGAAACCGGGCAGTTTGATATAGCCGATGTCCTCAATGGTATCTGCGAAAAACTTATCAGCCGTCATCCGCATATTTATGGCGATGTGAAAGCCGATACCGAAGAAAAAGTAAAGCAGAACTGGGAGCAATTAAAACTTAAAGAAGGCAATAAATCAGTATTGGGAGGAGTACCTGTGTCATTGCCCGCGCTGGTAAAAGCGATGCGTATTCAGGAAAAAGCGAGAAGTGCCGGTTTTGACTGGGAAGAGAAAAGCCAGGTGTGGGAGAAAGTAGAAGAAGAAATGCAGGAATTCCAGCAAGCGTTTGCAAACGAAAGCCATTTACAGCCGGAGGAAGCAGAAAAAGAATTTGGCGATCTGTTGTTTTCTTTGGTGAATTATGCCCGTTTTGTGAATATCAACCCGGAAACAGCTCTTGAACGTACCAATAAAAAATTTATCAAACGTTTTAATTACCTGGAAGCCGAAGCTAAAAAAGCAGGTAAAAATCTGCAAAACATGACCCTTGCTGAAATGGATGTATACTGGGAAGAAGCCAAAAAGCAGGAATAA
- the rlmN gene encoding 23S rRNA (adenine(2503)-C(2))-methyltransferase RlmN yields the protein MIDIQQTAPKTVVLNKKDIRKLSLPEIKDFLVQQGEQAFRSKQIYEWLWKKSAHSFDQMTNLSVSLRQKLGDHFVINAVSVDKKQVSSDGTIKSAFRLFDTHLVEGVLIPADDRMTACVSSQVGCSLTCKFCATGYMERKRNLEASEIYDQVVHIRNQAEGQYNTPLTNIVYMGMGEPLLNYANVLQSVEHITSPDGLNMSPRRITVSTAGIAKMIKKLGDDQVKFNLALSLHAANDVKRNQIMPINESNSLVALKEALQYFYKKTVTRVTYEYIVFYNFNDTIDDARELYEFTKHTPCKVNIIEYNPIAEASFVNTSEDSLSKFAAYLENKGVIVNVRRSRGKDIDAACGQLAGKS from the coding sequence ATGATAGATATTCAACAGACGGCACCCAAAACCGTTGTCCTCAATAAAAAAGATATTAGAAAATTAAGCCTGCCGGAAATAAAAGATTTTCTGGTACAGCAAGGCGAGCAAGCCTTCCGTAGCAAGCAGATTTATGAGTGGCTCTGGAAAAAATCTGCCCACAGCTTCGATCAAATGACTAATCTTTCGGTGAGTTTGCGGCAAAAGTTAGGTGACCATTTTGTGATTAATGCAGTAAGCGTTGATAAGAAACAGGTGAGCAGCGATGGCACTATTAAGTCGGCTTTCCGCTTGTTTGATACCCATCTCGTAGAAGGTGTACTTATTCCTGCCGATGACCGCATGACCGCCTGTGTTTCTTCTCAGGTAGGTTGTTCTTTAACTTGTAAATTCTGTGCCACTGGCTATATGGAACGGAAACGGAACCTGGAAGCCTCAGAAATATATGATCAAGTAGTTCATATCCGCAACCAGGCAGAAGGGCAATACAATACGCCGCTTACCAATATTGTATACATGGGTATGGGCGAACCTCTACTCAATTACGCCAATGTTTTACAATCTGTAGAGCACATCACTTCGCCGGATGGATTGAACATGTCACCCAGGCGGATTACGGTTTCTACAGCCGGCATTGCCAAAATGATCAAAAAATTAGGTGATGACCAGGTGAAATTTAATCTGGCTTTGTCCTTGCATGCAGCCAATGATGTAAAGCGTAACCAGATCATGCCCATCAATGAAAGTAATAGTCTGGTTGCTTTAAAGGAAGCGTTGCAGTATTTCTATAAGAAAACAGTAACCAGAGTTACCTATGAATACATTGTATTTTACAATTTTAACGATACGATAGATGATGCCCGTGAACTATATGAGTTCACCAAACATACGCCTTGTAAAGTAAACATCATCGAATATAATCCCATCGCCGAAGCTTCTTTTGTCAATACCTCAGAAGATAGTTTGTCAAAGTTTGCCGCTTATCTGGAAAATAAAGGAGTAATTGTGAATGTACGTCGCAGCCGGGGCAAAGATATTGATGCTGCCTGTGGCCAGTTAGCCGGAAAAAGTTGA
- the rpmA gene encoding 50S ribosomal protein L27 gives MAHKKGAGSSRNGRESHSKRLGVKLFGGQVAKAGNILVRQRGTQHHPGTNVGLGKDHTLFALVDGTVVFKKGLKDKSYVHIIAAPVEEAVAAE, from the coding sequence ATGGCACACAAAAAAGGAGCTGGTAGTTCCCGGAACGGTAGGGAATCGCATAGCAAACGCTTAGGCGTAAAATTATTTGGCGGTCAGGTTGCCAAAGCAGGCAATATTCTGGTGCGTCAGCGGGGTACACAACATCATCCGGGTACTAATGTTGGCTTAGGTAAAGACCATACATTATTTGCCTTGGTAGATGGCACGGTTGTATTCAAAAAAGGCTTAAAAGATAAGTCCTATGTACATATCATCGCAGCCCCTGTGGAAGAAGCAGTAGCCGCTGAATAA